The DNA region GGCAGACCGAAGGCCCGCTGCGCGCCCAGCCGTGGAGCCCCTTCATCCCCGGCAACGACAAGAAGCCGGACTACGCGGTGAAGAACTAATACGGAAGCTGGAAGCGGGAAGCTTGAAGCCGGAAGCCGGACGTCCACGCACGCCGCTTCCAGCTTCGGGCTTCCGGCTTTCGGCCTGCCCGCCGATACGGAGCCTACTTCTCCATGCCCACCTGCCTTTTCCGAATCCTCCTGTCCCTGGCCCTGTTGCTGCCCCTGGCGGCCCGGGCCGGTGACGCCAACGACTTCGCTGCCGCCAATCCGAGCCAGCAGGCGAAGCTGCTGGAACGCTGGGCTGCCGAGCCCGACGCCGCGCGCCAACCGCTGCTCGATGCGCTGCAACAGAACCGCTTCGCCATCGACGCCAGGCTGGCCTACTTCGAACAGGGCGACACCTGGCGGGCCGCCGAGGGCGACGCCGCCCCCGCCGCCACGCCGAAGAAGCTGCGCCTGAACAACCGCCTGCGCGGCCTGCTGATCACCACCCAGGCCAGCCACCAGCTGCTCGCCGCCGAACCCGCCGCACGCCTGGAGGCCGCCCGCCAGTTGCAGAAGAGCGCCAAGCCCGCGCAACTGCCGCTGCTCAACCAGCGCATGGTCGCCGAGGACGATGGCGCCGTGCGCGATGCCCTCAGCCTGGCCCTGGCCAACCTGCAACTGGTCGACCCCGACCCGGCCATCCGCCTCAACGCCGTGCGCCTGCTGGGCGAGACCGGCGACCCGCTGGCCCGTACCCGCCTCGAAGCGCTGCTCGACCCGGCGGTGGAAACCGATGCCGCCGTGCGCACCGCCGCCGAAACCAGCCTGGCCCAGGTCAAGCGTCGCCTGGCGCTGGGCGAGGTGCTCGGCCAGGCCTTCAGCGGCCTGTCCCTGGGCTCCATCCTGCTGCTGGCCGCCTTGGGCCTGGCCATCACCTTCGGCCTGCTCGGGGTGATCAACATGGCCCACGGCGAGATGCTCATGCTCGGCGCCTACTCCACCTACATCGTGCAGCTGATGTTCCAGCGCCTGGCGCCGGACCTGCTGGCCCTATACCCGCTGGTGGCGCTGCCGGTGGCCTTCTGCGTCACCGCCGCCATCGGCATGGCCCTGGAGCGCACGGTGATCCGCCACCTCTACGGCCGCCCGCTGGAAACCCTGCTCGCCACCTGGGGCATCAGCCTGATGCTGATCCAGCTGGTGCGCGTGGTGTTCGGCGCGCAGAACGTCGAAGTGGCCAACCCGGCCTGGCTCTCCGGCGGCATCCAGGTGCTGCCCAACCTGGTGCTGCCGTACAACCGCATCGTCATCATCGGCTTCGCCCTGTTCGTGGTGGCGCTGACCTGGCTGCTGCTGAACAAGACGCGCCTGGGCCTGAACGTCCGCGCCGTCACCCAGAACCGCAACATGGCCGCCTGCTGCGGCGTGCCCACCGGCCGCGTCGACATGCTCGCCTTCGGCCTCGGCTCCGGCATCGCCGGGCTCGGTGGCGTAGCCCTGTCGCAGATCGGCAACGTCGGCCCCGACCTGGGCCAGAGCTACATCATCGACTCCTTCCTGGTGGTGGTGCTCGGCGGCGTCGGCCAACTGGCCGGCAGCGTGCTGGCGGCCTTCGGCCTCGGCGTGGCGAACAAGATCCTGGAGCCTTCGATCGGCGCCGTGCTGGGCAAGATCCTGATCCTCGCGCTGATCATTCTCTTCATCCAGAAACGCCCGCAGGGCCTCTTCGCACTGAAAGGACGGGTGATCGACTGATGAACCAGCCACTGACCCTCACCGCCGCGCAGAAGGCCGGCCCGAAACTCACCCTGGGCGTCGGCGCCCTGGTGCTCGCCGTGCTGATCGCCCTGCCGCTGCTGCACCTGCTGCCGGCCGACAGCCCGCTGCAGGTCTCCGCCTACACCCTGACCCTGGTGGGCAAGATCCTCTGCTACGCCATCGTCGCCCTGGCTCTGGACCTGGTCTGGGGCTACGCCGGGCTACTGTCCCTGGGCCACGGGCTGTTCTTCGCCCTCGGCGGCTACGCCATGGGCATGTACCTGATGCGCCAGAGCGCCGGGGATGGCCTGCCGGCCTTCATGAGCTTCCTCGCCTGGAGCGAATTGCCCTGGTACTGGGCCGGCACCTCCAGCTTCCTCTGGGCCCTGTGCCTGGTGGTGCTCGCCCCCGGCCTGCTGGCCCTGGTGTTCGGCTTCTTCGCCTTCCGCTCGCGGATCAAGGGCGTGTACTTCTCGATCATGACCCAGGCCCTGACCTTCGCCGGCATGCTGCTGTTCTTCCGCAACGAGACCGGCTTCGGCGGCAACAACGGCTTCACCGACTTCAAGCGCATCCTCGGCTTCGACATCACCGCGCCGGGCACCCGGGCCGTGCTGTTCCTGGCCACGGTCGCGCTGCTGGCGAGCGCCCTGCTGCTCGGCTGGCGCCTGTCCAGGAGCAAGTTCGGCCGCGTGCTCACCGCCCTGCGCGATGCCGAGAACCGCCTGATGTTCTGCGGCTACGACCCGCGCGGCTACAAGCTGTTCATCTGGGTGCTGTCGGCCGTGCTCTGCGGCCTGGCCGGCGCGCTGTACGTGCCCCAGGTGGGCATCATCAACCCCAGCGAGATGTCGCCGACCAACTCCATCGAGGCCGCCGTCTGGGTGGCCCTGGGCGGGCGCGGCTCGCTCATCGGCCCGCTGCTGGGCGCCGGCCTGGTCAACGGCATGAAGAGCTGGTTCACCGTGGCCTTCCCGGAATACTGGCTGTTCTTCCTCGGCGCCCTGTTCATCGTCGTCACCCTGTTCCTGCCCAAGGGCCTGTTCGGCCTGCTGCGCAAGGAGAAGGACCAATGAGAGCGACCCCGGTACCCGAACTCATGCTCGAACCCGCCTACGACCCCAACAGCGACGCCGGCACCGGCCGTGACGCCCTCGGCCTCGGCCAGAGCGCCGGCAAGGGCCTGAACACCCGCCACGGCACCATCCTCACGCTGGAGGACATCAGCGTCAGCTTCGACGGCTTCAAGGCGCTCAACGACCTGAACCTGTACATCGGCGTCGGCGAGCTGCGCTGCATCATCGGCCCCAACGGCGCGGGCAAGACCACGCTGATGGACGTGATCACCGGCAAGACCCGCCCCACCACCGGCAGCGCCTGGTTCGGCGAGACCCTGGACCTGACGCGCATGAGCGAGGTCGAGATCGCCCAGGCCGGCATCGGCCGCAAGTTCCAGAAGCCCACGGTGTTCGAGGCGCTCAGCGTGTTCGAGAACCTGGAACTGGCGCAGAAGACCGACAAGTCCGTGTGGGCCAGCCTGCGCGCCAGGCTCACCGGCGAGCAGAAGGACCGCATCGACGAAGTGCTCGCCACCATCCGCCTGCAGGACTCGCGGCGCCGCCCGGCGGGGCTGCTGTCCCATGGCCAGAAGCAGTTCCTGGAGATCGGCATGCTGCTGATGCAGGACCCGCAACTGCTGCTGCTCGACGAACCGGTGGCGGGCATGACCGACGCCGAGACCGAATTCACCGCCGAACTGTTCAAGGGCCTGGCCGGCAAACACTCGCTGATGGTGGTGGAGCACGACATGGGCTTCGTCGGCAGCATCGCCGACCACGTCACCGTGCTGCACCAGGGGCATGTGTTGGCCGAGGGCTCGTTGGCGGACGTGCAGGCGAATGAACAGGTGATCGAGGTTTATCTGGGGCGCTGAGCGCCCAGCTGCAAGCTGCAAGCTGCAAGCTGCAAGCTGCAAGCTGCAAGCTGCAAGCTGCAAAACGATGCTGACCCGCTCTTTCTTGCGGCTTGAAGCTTGGTGCTTGAGGCTGCAGCCACCGAGGAATTCAACCGTGCTCCAAGTCCATCAGCTGCATCAATACTACGGCGGCAGCCACATCCTCCGCGGCCTGTCGTTCGAGGTGAAGGTCGGCGAGGTCACCTGCCTGCTCGGGCGCAACGGCGTGGGCAAGACCACGCTGCTGAAGTGCCTGATGGGCCTGATCCCGTCGAAGGAGGGCGCGGTGAACTGGGAGGGCAAGCCGATCACCGGTTCCAAGCCGCACCAGCGCGTGCACGCCGGCATCGCCTACGTGCCCCAGGGCCGCGAGATCTTCCCGCGCCTGACGGTGGAGGAGAACCTGCTGATGGGCCTCTCCCGCTTCAGCGCCAAGGAAGCCAAGGCCGTGCCCGAGTTCATCTACGAGCTGTTCCCGGTGCTGCGCGAGATGAAGCACCGCCGGGGCGGTGATCTTTCCGGCGGCCAGCAGCAGCAACTGGCCATCGGCCGCGCCCTGGCCAGCCGGCCCCGGTTGCTGATCCTCGACGAGCCCACCGAAGGCATCCAGCCCTCGGTGATAAAGGAGATCGGCGCGGTGATCCGCAAGCTGGCCGAGCGCGGCGACATGGCCATCCTGCTGGTGGAGCAGTTCTACGACTTCGCCGCCGAGCTGGCCGACCAGTACCTGGTGATGAGCCGTGGCGAGATCATCCAGCAGGGGCGTGGAGAGAACATGGAGGCCGAGGGCGTGCGCGGCCTGGTGACGATCTGACCGCGGGCACGTGCACCGGATGGGTTCAGGGCACGCCTCTTGCTTTGCCCGGTCGGTCAACTATTTCGCGGATGCCCCCACAGCCATGAACCTGCCCGCAGCCCTGTTCACGCCGAGCTGGCACGCCGAGCTGGAGCTGGCCTACGCCCGCCGTGACGAGCGCACCATTCCGGTGCTTCGCCGCCACCTCGGCCCCCTGAGGGTGCAGAAGCACCTCCACGCCGAAGGGCCGGGTGTCTGCCAGCACATCATCGTCCACCCGCCTGGCGGCATCGCCGGGGGCGACCGCCTGGACATCTCCGCCCAGGTGGGCGAAGGCGCCTGGGCCCAGCTCACCAGCCCGGGCGCGGCCAAGTGGTACCGCGCCCGCAGCCCGGCCTTCCAGACGCTCACCCTGCGCGTCGAGGCCGGCGCCACCCTGGAATGGCTGCCCCAGGAAACCATCGTCTTCTCCGGCGCCCAGGCCGAGCTGTCCACTCGCATCGACCTGGCCGCCGACGCCCGCCTGTTCTACTGGGACGTGGTCGCCCTCGGCCGCCCCGCCGCCGCTGAACGCTTCGCCAGCGGCCACTTCCAGGCGCACCTGGACATCCGCCGCGAAGGCCGCGCCCTGTGGCACGAACGCCAGCGCATCAGCGGCGACGACGGCCTGCTCGACTCGATCATCGGCCTCGCCGGGCAACCGGTGTTCGCCACCCTGATCGCCACCGGCCAGCTCGACCCGGAGCTGCTGGAACGCTGCCGCGAACTGCCCTCGGCCGTGCGCGGCGACCTCACCCAACTGCCCGGCCTGCTGGTGGCCCGCTGCCTGGCCGGCGAAGCCCTGCATGCGCGCGCCTGGCTGATCGATCTCTGGCGCCTGTTGCGCCCTGCCCTGCTCGGCCGCGAGGCCGTGCCACCGCGAATCTGGAGTACCTGATGGACCTCACCCCGAGAGAGAAAGACAAGCTGCTGATCTTCACCGCCGGCCTCGTCGCCGAGCGGCGCCTGGCCCGTGGCGTGAAGCTCAACTACCCGGAAGCGATGGCGTTCATCTCCGCAGCGCTGCTCGAAGGCGCGCGCGACGGTCGCACCGTGGCCGAGCTCATGCACTTCGGCACCACGCTGCTGAGCCGCGACCAGGTGATGGAAGGCGTGCCGGAGATGATCCCGGAGATCCAGATCGAAGCCACCTTCCCCGACGGCACCAAGCTGGTAACCGTCCACCAACCCATCGCCTGAGGAAGTCGACCCATGCCTGCTGCGCTTGCCATGCTGAGCTCGCGACGGCCTGGAACGAGTTCCTGGAGACCCGAAATGATCATCCGTGACGCCAGCGAAGCCGACCTGCCCGGCATCCTGGCCATCTACAACGACGCCGTGGAGCACACCACGGCGATCTGGAACGAGACCCTGGTGGACCTGGCCAACCGCCGCGCCTGGCTGGCCGAGCGCACGGCAGCCGGGTTCCCGGTGCTGACGGCGCGTGACGCTGCCGGCGAGGTGGTCGGCTACGCCAGCTATGGCGCCTGGCGGCCCCATGACGGCTACAGGCACACCGTCGAACACTCGGTCTACGTGCGTGCCGACCAGCGCGGCAAGGGCCTCGGCCCGCAGTTGATGCAGGCACTGATCGAACGGGCCCGGTCGGCCGGACTGCATGTGATGGTGGGGGCCATCGAGTCCGAGAACGCCGCCTCCATCCGCCTGCACCAGCGCCTCGGCTTCACCACCACCGGCCAGATGCCCCAGGTCGGCCGCAAGTTCGGCCGCTGGCTGGACCTCACCTTCATGCAACTCATCCTGGAGTGACTTCCATGATTCCCGGCGAATACCAGATCCAGGACGGCGAGATCGAACTCAACGCCGGCCGCCGCACCCTGAGACTCTCCGTGGCCAACACCGGCGACCGGCCGATCCAGGTGGGCTCGCACTACCACTTCTTCGAAACCAACGACGCCCTGGCCTTCGACCGCGCCGCCGCGCGCGGCATGCGCCTGAACATCCCCGCCGGCACCGCCGTGCGCTTCGAACCGGGCCAGAGCCGCGAGGTGGAACTGGTGGACCTGGCCGGCGCGCGCCGGGTGTTCGGCTTCGCCGGGCGCGTCATGGGTGATCTCTGATCGCAGCGACAAGTCGCAAGCCACAAGCCGCAAGCAAGTGCCGCGCGGCTTCCGCTTTTTCACTTGAGGCTTGCAGCTTTGAGCTTGCAGCCTGAATTCCGAGGAACGAGGAATGAAGATTTCCCGCCAAGCCTACGCCGACATGTTCGGCCCCACCGTCGGCGACAAGGTGCGCCTGGCCGACACCGAGCTGTGGATCGAGGTCGAGAAGGACTTCACCACCTATGGCGAGGAAGTGAAGTTCGGCGGCGGCAAGGTGATCCGCGACGGCATGGGCCAGGGCCAGCTTTTGGCCGCCGAGGTGGTCGACACGCTGATCACCAACGCGCTGATCATCGACCACTGGGGCATCGTCAAGGCCGACGTGGGTTTGAAGGACGGGCGCATCGCGGCGATCGGCAAGGCCGGCAACCCAGACATCCAGCCCGACGTCACCATCGCCATCGGCGCCAGCACCGAGGTGATCGCCGGCGAGGGCATGATCCTCACCGCCGGCGGCATCGACACCCACATCCACTTCATCTGCCCGCAGCAGATCGAAGAGGCGCTCATGAGCGGCGTCACCACCATGATCGGCGGCGGCACCGGGCCGGCCACCGGCACCAACGCCACCACCTGCACCTCCGGCCCCTGGCACATGGCGCGCATGCTCCAGGCCGCCGACGCCTTCCCGATGAACATCGGCTTCACCGGCAAGGGCAACGCCTCGCTGCCCGAACCCTTGATCGAACAGGTGAAGGCCGGCGCCATCGGCCTCAAGCTGCACGAGGACTGGGGCACCACCCCGGCGGCCATCGACAACTGCCTGAGCGTCGCCGACCAGTACGACGTGCAGGTGGCCATCCACACCGACACCCTCAACGAGTCGGGCTTCGTCGAAACCACCCTGGGCGCCTTCAAGGGCCGCACCATCCACACCTACCACACCGAAGGCGCCGGCGGCGGCCACGCCCCGGACATCATCAAGGCCTGCGGTTTCCCCAACGTGCTGCCCAGCTCCACCAACCCGACCCGGCCCTTCACCCGCAACACCATCGACGAGCACCTGGACATGCTCATGGTCTGCCACCACCTGGACCCGAGCATCGCCGAGGACGTGGCCTTCGCCGAGAGCCGCATCCGTCGCGAGACCATCGCCGCCGAGGACATCCTCCACGACCTCGGCGCCTTCAGCATGATCAGCTCCGACAGCCAGGCAATGGGCCGCGTCGGCGAGGTCATCACGCGCACCTGGCAGACCGCCGACAAGATGCACAGGCAACGGGGCCCGCTGGAAGGCGACGGTGCCGGCAACAGCAACTTCCGGGTCAAGCGCTACATCGCCAAGTACACCATCAACCCGGCCATCACCCACGGCATCAGCCACGAAGTGGGCTCGGTGGAAGTGGGCAAGTGGGCCGACCTGGTGCTCTGGCGCCCGGCCTTCTTCGGCGTGAAGCCGACGCTGATCCTCAAGGGCGGGGCCATCGCTGCGAGCCTGATGGGCGACGCCAACGCCTCCATCCCCACCCCGCAACCGGTGCACTACCGGCCAATGTTCGGAAGCTACGCCGGCAGCCGCCACGCCACCAGCATCACCTTCATCAGCCAGGCCGCCCTGGAGGCCGGCGTGCCCGAGCGACTCGGCCTGAAGAAACGCATCGCCGTGGTGAAGGGCTGCCGCACCGTGCAGAAGCAGGACCTGATCCATAACGACTACACCCCGGTGATCGACGTCGACCCGCAGACCTACCAGGTCAAGGCCGACGGCCAGCTGCTCTGGTGCGAGCCCGCCGAGGCGCTGCCGATGGCGCAGCGGTATTTCCTGTTCTGAGTGCTTGCGCCCATCCCCCCTTGCCGCCACGGCGGGGGGATGAACACCCTGTGCTAGGATTTCGCCATTTCCCCGCACCGGGAGCCCGTCATGCCCCAGCCCCGCCCCGCTCTCCCCGACGCCTTGCTCAAGCTCTCGCCCGCTGAACGCATCCAGTTGGCCGAAGACCTCTGGGACAGCGTCGCCGCCCACCCGGAAAGCCTCCCGCCGCTGACCGATGAGGAACGCCGCGAAATCGACCAGCGCCTGGCCGCCCACGACGCTGCCCCTGAATCCGCCATCGACTGGGAAGACGTCCGCAAACGGCTCTGGTCCGGCCAGGCGTGAAGGTCAGGTTCCGCCCGGAGGCCGAACTCGAGCTGACAGAGGCCCGCGATTGGTATGCCGCCTGCGCCCCCGGCCTGGGCCGCGAATTCCTCAGGGCGCTCGATACCTGCCTTGAAGGAGTTCTGCTTTATCCACAGGCCCACCCTCTCGTACACGGCGAGGTCCGCCGCGCCCTGTTCCGACAATTCCCCTACAGCCTGACCTTTCGCATCGAAACGGACGGCATCCTGGTGATTTCTTGCCGGCATTACCGGCAAAAGCCCATTTCACGGGCCTGAGCGCCACTCCAGAATTGACCCGATGTCAATTTGCCGTGCCGTGAACTCTCCCACGCAATGCCTTGTTACGAAACGCTATAGTCAGGCAACTACACCGGCCGGTGTAGGCCGAGGCCTTGCCAGGTACACGAAAAATGCCGCCATGCGCGGCCTAAAAAAGGGAGTTTTCTATGGAATGGTATTTGAAGTGCATCAAGCAGCATTACTTCGACTTTAACGGCCGTGCGCGCCGCAAGGAGTACTGGATGTTCACCCTGGTGAACGTCGTGATCTCCATCGCGCTTTCCGTGATCCTGGGCCTGATCAGCGAAAACCTGGCCCTGCTGGCCAACCTGTACAGCCTCGCCGTGCTGCTGCCGGCCCTGGGCGTGACCGCGCGTCGCCTGCACGACATCGGCAAGAGCGGCTGGTGGATCCTGATCGCCCTGGTGCCGATCCTCGGCGGCCTGTACCTGCTGTTCCTGCTGGTCCAGGACAGCGTGCCGGAGACCAACGCCTACGGTCCCAACCCCAAGGCCTGATGGCCAGGTTCCCGTCGCCCTGGCGGGAACCTACGGGACAGACGCCTGTCCCAGCGCAGTGGCCGGGAGTTCCCCCGGCCATGCCCATGGATGACCAGGAACGCCACAGGATGTCCGATACCCCCCTCCCCCGTTTCAAGGGCGGCCTCTTTGCCCTGATCGGCCTCGCGCTGCTCGCCGCGATGGCCATCCAGACCTCTTCCCGCGTGGGATTCCTGCAATCGGCCCTGGAGGCAGATGGCAGCGTCGTCGCGCTCAACGCAGGCGGCTCCCACCCCGAAATCGCCTTCACCGATGGCACCGGTACGCGCATCTCCTACCCCCAGGGGGGCTGGATCTACGGCTACCAGGTCGGCATGCGGGTGAAGGTTCACTACCAGGCCGACGCGCCGGCCACCTCGGCCGTGGTCGACGACTTCGGCGCACTCTGGGGCACCCCGGCCTTCCTCGGCCTGCTGGGCTCCGCCTTCACGGTCACCGGACTGATGACCCTCTTCAGGCGCCCCCGTCACGACATCTCCTGAACCGCACCGCCCAAGGAAGCAGCCATGCCGAAGATGCCCATTCCCCTGCCCGTCAATCCGAGCCGCTGGGGCTATGTCACCGCCAGTGGCGGCGGCCTGACCATCGCCTTCGTCGCCGGTGGCGGCGGTTCCATCACCCTGCGCTCGCCCGCCGGCGAGAACGTCAACCTGCGCTACGGCGGCCTCGGTGCCGGCGTGGGCATCGGTGCCAAGCTGCCGCGCTTCGGCAAGGTGGACATCAAGATCAAGGGCAAGAGCATCGGCGGTGCCGGCGCGGCGGAAGCCTTCCCCAGCGACGGCGCGGTCTTCGTCGCGGACGACCTGGTGGAACGCGACCTGACCCGTGACGACATCACCGGCCCCTGCATGTACGTGGAAGTCGGCGCGGGCGTCGCCGTCGGCGTGTCGGGCACGGCGATGCTGTTCGGCCTGGACCCCAAGCTCCTGGCCGCGGTGATGCTGATG from Pseudomonas tohonis includes:
- the urtB gene encoding urea ABC transporter permease subunit UrtB: MPTCLFRILLSLALLLPLAARAGDANDFAAANPSQQAKLLERWAAEPDAARQPLLDALQQNRFAIDARLAYFEQGDTWRAAEGDAAPAATPKKLRLNNRLRGLLITTQASHQLLAAEPAARLEAARQLQKSAKPAQLPLLNQRMVAEDDGAVRDALSLALANLQLVDPDPAIRLNAVRLLGETGDPLARTRLEALLDPAVETDAAVRTAAETSLAQVKRRLALGEVLGQAFSGLSLGSILLLAALGLAITFGLLGVINMAHGEMLMLGAYSTYIVQLMFQRLAPDLLALYPLVALPVAFCVTAAIGMALERTVIRHLYGRPLETLLATWGISLMLIQLVRVVFGAQNVEVANPAWLSGGIQVLPNLVLPYNRIVIIGFALFVVALTWLLLNKTRLGLNVRAVTQNRNMAACCGVPTGRVDMLAFGLGSGIAGLGGVALSQIGNVGPDLGQSYIIDSFLVVVLGGVGQLAGSVLAAFGLGVANKILEPSIGAVLGKILILALIILFIQKRPQGLFALKGRVID
- the urtC gene encoding urea ABC transporter permease subunit UrtC: MNQPLTLTAAQKAGPKLTLGVGALVLAVLIALPLLHLLPADSPLQVSAYTLTLVGKILCYAIVALALDLVWGYAGLLSLGHGLFFALGGYAMGMYLMRQSAGDGLPAFMSFLAWSELPWYWAGTSSFLWALCLVVLAPGLLALVFGFFAFRSRIKGVYFSIMTQALTFAGMLLFFRNETGFGGNNGFTDFKRILGFDITAPGTRAVLFLATVALLASALLLGWRLSRSKFGRVLTALRDAENRLMFCGYDPRGYKLFIWVLSAVLCGLAGALYVPQVGIINPSEMSPTNSIEAAVWVALGGRGSLIGPLLGAGLVNGMKSWFTVAFPEYWLFFLGALFIVVTLFLPKGLFGLLRKEKDQ
- the urtD gene encoding urea ABC transporter ATP-binding protein UrtD; protein product: MRATPVPELMLEPAYDPNSDAGTGRDALGLGQSAGKGLNTRHGTILTLEDISVSFDGFKALNDLNLYIGVGELRCIIGPNGAGKTTLMDVITGKTRPTTGSAWFGETLDLTRMSEVEIAQAGIGRKFQKPTVFEALSVFENLELAQKTDKSVWASLRARLTGEQKDRIDEVLATIRLQDSRRRPAGLLSHGQKQFLEIGMLLMQDPQLLLLDEPVAGMTDAETEFTAELFKGLAGKHSLMVVEHDMGFVGSIADHVTVLHQGHVLAEGSLADVQANEQVIEVYLGR
- the urtE gene encoding urea ABC transporter ATP-binding subunit UrtE; the encoded protein is MLQVHQLHQYYGGSHILRGLSFEVKVGEVTCLLGRNGVGKTTLLKCLMGLIPSKEGAVNWEGKPITGSKPHQRVHAGIAYVPQGREIFPRLTVEENLLMGLSRFSAKEAKAVPEFIYELFPVLREMKHRRGGDLSGGQQQQLAIGRALASRPRLLILDEPTEGIQPSVIKEIGAVIRKLAERGDMAILLVEQFYDFAAELADQYLVMSRGEIIQQGRGENMEAEGVRGLVTI
- a CDS encoding urease accessory protein UreD, which codes for MNLPAALFTPSWHAELELAYARRDERTIPVLRRHLGPLRVQKHLHAEGPGVCQHIIVHPPGGIAGGDRLDISAQVGEGAWAQLTSPGAAKWYRARSPAFQTLTLRVEAGATLEWLPQETIVFSGAQAELSTRIDLAADARLFYWDVVALGRPAAAERFASGHFQAHLDIRREGRALWHERQRISGDDGLLDSIIGLAGQPVFATLIATGQLDPELLERCRELPSAVRGDLTQLPGLLVARCLAGEALHARAWLIDLWRLLRPALLGREAVPPRIWST
- the ureA gene encoding urease subunit gamma, producing MDLTPREKDKLLIFTAGLVAERRLARGVKLNYPEAMAFISAALLEGARDGRTVAELMHFGTTLLSRDQVMEGVPEMIPEIQIEATFPDGTKLVTVHQPIA
- a CDS encoding GNAT family N-acetyltransferase, which gives rise to MIIRDASEADLPGILAIYNDAVEHTTAIWNETLVDLANRRAWLAERTAAGFPVLTARDAAGEVVGYASYGAWRPHDGYRHTVEHSVYVRADQRGKGLGPQLMQALIERARSAGLHVMVGAIESENAASIRLHQRLGFTTTGQMPQVGRKFGRWLDLTFMQLILE
- a CDS encoding urease subunit beta, whose product is MIPGEYQIQDGEIELNAGRRTLRLSVANTGDRPIQVGSHYHFFETNDALAFDRAAARGMRLNIPAGTAVRFEPGQSREVELVDLAGARRVFGFAGRVMGDL
- the ureC gene encoding urease subunit alpha produces the protein MKISRQAYADMFGPTVGDKVRLADTELWIEVEKDFTTYGEEVKFGGGKVIRDGMGQGQLLAAEVVDTLITNALIIDHWGIVKADVGLKDGRIAAIGKAGNPDIQPDVTIAIGASTEVIAGEGMILTAGGIDTHIHFICPQQIEEALMSGVTTMIGGGTGPATGTNATTCTSGPWHMARMLQAADAFPMNIGFTGKGNASLPEPLIEQVKAGAIGLKLHEDWGTTPAAIDNCLSVADQYDVQVAIHTDTLNESGFVETTLGAFKGRTIHTYHTEGAGGGHAPDIIKACGFPNVLPSSTNPTRPFTRNTIDEHLDMLMVCHHLDPSIAEDVAFAESRIRRETIAAEDILHDLGAFSMISSDSQAMGRVGEVITRTWQTADKMHRQRGPLEGDGAGNSNFRVKRYIAKYTINPAITHGISHEVGSVEVGKWADLVLWRPAFFGVKPTLILKGGAIAASLMGDANASIPTPQPVHYRPMFGSYAGSRHATSITFISQAALEAGVPERLGLKKRIAVVKGCRTVQKQDLIHNDYTPVIDVDPQTYQVKADGQLLWCEPAEALPMAQRYFLF
- a CDS encoding addiction module protein: MPQPRPALPDALLKLSPAERIQLAEDLWDSVAAHPESLPPLTDEERREIDQRLAAHDAAPESAIDWEDVRKRLWSGQA
- a CDS encoding type II toxin-antitoxin system RelE/ParE family toxin; protein product: MKVRFRPEAELELTEARDWYAACAPGLGREFLRALDTCLEGVLLYPQAHPLVHGEVRRALFRQFPYSLTFRIETDGILVISCRHYRQKPISRA
- a CDS encoding DUF805 domain-containing protein; this translates as MEWYLKCIKQHYFDFNGRARRKEYWMFTLVNVVISIALSVILGLISENLALLANLYSLAVLLPALGVTARRLHDIGKSGWWILIALVPILGGLYLLFLLVQDSVPETNAYGPNPKA
- a CDS encoding DUF3592 domain-containing protein, which gives rise to MSDTPLPRFKGGLFALIGLALLAAMAIQTSSRVGFLQSALEADGSVVALNAGGSHPEIAFTDGTGTRISYPQGGWIYGYQVGMRVKVHYQADAPATSAVVDDFGALWGTPAFLGLLGSAFTVTGLMTLFRRPRHDIS